The Mycolicibacterium boenickei genome has a segment encoding these proteins:
- the aceE gene encoding pyruvate dehydrogenase (acetyl-transferring), homodimeric type yields the protein MTTEFVRQDLAQNSSTAAEPDRVRVIREGVASYLPDIDTDETAEWLESFDELLERSGPARARYLMLRLLERSREKRVAIPALTSTDYVNTIPTELEPWFPGDEDVERRYRAWIRWNAAIMVHRAQRPGVGVGGHISTYASSASLYEVGFNHFFRGKSHPGGGDQVFIQGHASPGIYARAFLEGRLTTDQLDGFRQEHSHPGGGLPSYPHPRLMPDFWEFPTVSMGLGPMNAIYQARFNHYLHDRGIKDTSDQHVWAFLGDGEMDEPESRGLIQVAANEALDNLTFVVNCNLQRLDGPVRGNGKIIQELESFFRGAGWNVIKVVWGREWDALLHADRDGALVNLMNTTPDGDYQTYKANDGAYVRDHFFGRDPRTKALVEPMTDQEIWNLKRGGHDYRKVYAAYRAAMEHKGQPTIILAKTIKGYTLGSHFEGRNATHQMKKLALQDLKDFRDVTRVPISDAQLEEDPYLPPYYHPGPETPEIRYLLDRRRALGGFVPARRNKSTPLQLPAADAYQALKKGSGNQAVATTMATVRTFKELLRDKNIGPRLVPIIPDEARTFGMDSWFPSLKIYNRNGQLYTSVDSALMLAYKESEVGQILHEGINEAGSTSSFTAVGTSYSTHNEPMIPIYIFYSMFGFQRTGDGLWAAADQMAKGFVLGATAGRTTLTGEGLQHADGHSLLLASTNPAAVTYDPAFAYEIAHIIESGLQRMYGEHAENVFFYITIYNEPYVQPAEPAGLDTEALLRGMYRYRSAAEKRTNTAQILASGVSMPEALRAADMLAEEWDVAADVWSVTSWGELNREGVEIERHRLRHPDQPARTPHVTSALADAAGPVVAVSDWMRAVPEQIRPWVPGTYITLGTDGFGFSDTRPAARRYFNTDAESVVVAALEGLARDGEIDPSVAIAAAKQYKIDDVFAAAVSYVDTGSA from the coding sequence TTGACCACCGAGTTCGTGCGCCAGGATCTGGCCCAAAACTCCTCTACCGCAGCCGAACCCGACCGGGTACGGGTGATTCGCGAGGGAGTTGCCTCCTACCTTCCGGATATCGACACCGACGAGACCGCGGAGTGGCTGGAGTCGTTCGACGAGTTGCTGGAGCGATCCGGACCGGCACGGGCCCGGTATCTGATGTTGCGGCTGCTGGAGCGCTCACGCGAGAAGCGGGTCGCCATCCCGGCGCTGACGTCGACCGATTACGTCAACACCATTCCCACCGAACTGGAGCCCTGGTTCCCCGGCGACGAGGACGTCGAGCGACGCTACCGCGCCTGGATCCGGTGGAACGCAGCCATCATGGTGCACCGCGCTCAGCGCCCGGGAGTCGGTGTGGGCGGCCATATTTCGACGTATGCGTCGTCGGCTTCGCTGTATGAGGTCGGGTTCAACCACTTCTTCCGTGGCAAATCCCACCCGGGCGGTGGCGACCAGGTTTTCATCCAGGGTCACGCCTCCCCCGGCATCTACGCGCGCGCCTTCCTCGAGGGCCGGCTGACGACCGACCAACTGGATGGTTTCCGCCAGGAGCACAGCCATCCGGGCGGCGGTCTGCCGTCCTACCCGCACCCGCGCCTGATGCCGGACTTCTGGGAGTTCCCGACGGTGTCGATGGGCCTGGGCCCGATGAACGCGATCTACCAGGCGCGTTTCAACCACTACCTGCATGACCGCGGCATCAAGGACACCAGCGATCAGCACGTGTGGGCATTCCTCGGCGACGGCGAGATGGACGAGCCGGAAAGCCGCGGCCTGATCCAGGTGGCCGCCAACGAGGCGCTCGACAACCTGACCTTCGTGGTCAACTGCAACCTGCAGCGCCTGGACGGCCCCGTGCGCGGCAACGGCAAGATCATCCAGGAGCTGGAGTCGTTCTTCCGCGGCGCCGGCTGGAACGTCATCAAGGTGGTCTGGGGCCGCGAATGGGACGCGCTGCTGCACGCCGACCGCGACGGCGCGCTGGTCAACTTGATGAACACCACTCCCGACGGCGACTACCAAACGTACAAGGCCAACGACGGCGCGTACGTGCGTGATCACTTCTTCGGCCGCGACCCCCGCACCAAAGCCCTGGTCGAGCCGATGACCGACCAGGAGATCTGGAATCTCAAGCGCGGCGGCCACGATTACCGCAAGGTGTACGCCGCCTACCGCGCCGCGATGGAGCACAAGGGCCAGCCGACCATCATCCTGGCCAAGACCATCAAGGGCTACACCCTGGGCAGCCACTTCGAGGGCCGCAACGCCACGCACCAGATGAAAAAGCTTGCGCTGCAAGACCTCAAGGATTTCCGCGACGTCACCCGGGTACCGATCTCCGACGCCCAGCTCGAGGAAGATCCCTACCTGCCGCCGTACTACCACCCGGGACCGGAAACCCCTGAGATCCGCTACCTGCTGGACCGGCGCCGCGCGCTGGGCGGATTCGTCCCGGCCCGGCGCAACAAGTCCACGCCGCTGCAGTTGCCCGCTGCCGACGCCTACCAGGCGCTGAAGAAGGGCTCCGGCAACCAGGCCGTGGCCACCACCATGGCGACGGTGCGCACGTTCAAGGAACTGTTGCGGGACAAGAACATCGGCCCGCGCCTGGTGCCGATCATCCCCGACGAGGCCCGCACCTTCGGCATGGACTCGTGGTTCCCGAGCCTGAAGATCTACAACCGCAACGGGCAGCTGTACACCTCGGTGGACTCGGCACTCATGCTGGCCTACAAGGAATCCGAAGTCGGCCAGATCCTGCACGAGGGCATCAACGAGGCCGGGTCGACATCGTCGTTCACCGCGGTGGGCACGTCGTACTCCACCCACAACGAGCCGATGATCCCGATTTACATCTTCTATTCGATGTTCGGGTTCCAGCGCACGGGTGACGGCCTGTGGGCCGCGGCCGATCAGATGGCCAAGGGCTTCGTGCTCGGGGCGACCGCCGGACGCACCACGCTGACCGGCGAAGGTCTGCAACACGCCGACGGCCACTCGCTGCTGCTGGCGTCGACCAACCCGGCGGCGGTGACCTATGACCCGGCGTTCGCCTACGAGATCGCCCACATCATCGAGAGCGGCCTGCAGCGGATGTACGGCGAGCACGCCGAGAACGTGTTCTTCTACATCACCATCTACAACGAGCCTTACGTCCAGCCCGCCGAACCGGCCGGTCTGGACACCGAGGCACTGCTCCGCGGGATGTACCGGTATCGCAGCGCAGCCGAAAAACGTACGAATACCGCGCAGATCCTGGCCTCGGGCGTGAGCATGCCCGAGGCACTGCGGGCCGCGGACATGCTCGCCGAAGAGTGGGACGTGGCCGCCGACGTGTGGTCGGTGACCAGCTGGGGTGAGCTCAACCGCGAGGGCGTCGAGATCGAGCGACACCGGCTGCGCCATCCCGATCAGCCGGCCCGCACACCGCATGTCACCAGCGCACTGGCCGACGCGGCAGGCCCGGTGGTCGCGGTGTCGGACTGGATGCGAGCCGTTCCCGAGCAGATCCGGCCGTGGGTCCCTGGCACCTACATCACGCTGGGTACCGACGGCTTCGGCTTCTCCGACACCCGCCCGGCCGCGCGGCGCTACTTCAACACCGACGCCGAGTCGGTCGTGGTCGCAGCGCTGGAGGGGCTGGCCCGGGACGGCGAGATCGATCCTTCGGTGGCCATCGCGGCGGCCAAGCAGTACAAGATCGACGACGTGTTCGCCGCCGCGGTGTCCTACGTCGACACCGGCAGCGCCTAG
- a CDS encoding DUF3052 domain-containing protein has product MVAAAGTDSGPNYAQILGIHKDQIVQELGWDEDSDDDIRADIEEACGSELLDEDSDEVVDVVLLWWRDDDGDLVDRLMDAITPLAEDGVIWVVTPKTGKPGHVLPAEIAESAPTAGLMQTSSAKLGDWTASRLVQPKSKAAGKRT; this is encoded by the coding sequence GTGGTCGCGGCGGCGGGGACGGACTCAGGCCCCAACTACGCCCAGATCCTGGGGATCCACAAGGATCAGATAGTCCAGGAATTGGGTTGGGACGAGGATAGCGACGACGACATCCGGGCCGACATCGAGGAAGCGTGCGGCTCCGAGCTGCTCGATGAGGATTCGGACGAAGTCGTCGACGTCGTATTGCTCTGGTGGAGGGACGACGACGGGGATCTGGTCGACCGGCTCATGGATGCCATCACTCCACTCGCCGAGGACGGCGTGATCTGGGTGGTGACCCCCAAGACCGGCAAGCCCGGGCACGTGTTGCCCGCGGAGATCGCCGAATCGGCGCCGACGGCCGGTCTGATGCAGACCTCGTCGGCCAAATTGGGGGACTGGACGGCGAGCCGGTTGGTGCAGCCGAAATCGAAGGCCGCGGGCAAGCGAACCTGA
- a CDS encoding peroxiredoxin — protein sequence MLAVGAPAPDFTLRDQNGRPITLSAYRGAKDVLLVFFPLAFTGVCEGELGEIRDKLPLYENDDTATLAISVGPPPTHKIWSIESGFTFPVLADFWPHGAVSQAYGVFNDDAGYPNRGTFVVDRAGKIRFAEMMDPGQPRDQAVWREALAALQSERA from the coding sequence ATGCTGGCTGTGGGAGCCCCGGCGCCCGATTTCACGCTCCGGGACCAGAACGGCAGGCCGATCACCCTCAGCGCGTACCGCGGTGCCAAGGACGTGCTGCTGGTGTTCTTTCCGTTGGCGTTCACCGGCGTGTGTGAAGGCGAACTCGGAGAGATCCGCGACAAGCTGCCGCTGTACGAGAACGACGACACCGCCACCCTGGCGATCTCCGTCGGACCACCACCGACGCACAAGATCTGGTCCATCGAAAGCGGATTCACCTTCCCGGTGCTGGCCGATTTCTGGCCGCACGGCGCAGTCAGCCAGGCCTACGGCGTGTTCAACGACGATGCCGGATACCCGAACCGCGGCACCTTCGTCGTCGACCGGGCCGGCAAGATCCGCTTCGCGGAGATGATGGATCCGGGCCAGCCGCGCGATCAGGCGGTCTGGCGGGAGGCACTGGCAGCGCTGCAGTCCGAGCGGGCCTGA